In Thermoanaerobaculia bacterium, the genomic window TTCGCGTCGCGATCGAGCGCCTTCCACGTGGCCTCCGAGACCGGAATCGAAGGATCGATCCCGTTGGCCGCATCGAACGCCGCCGCGGCGCGAGTCGAGTTGTCGCCGAATCCTCCGTCGATCTCTCCAGGCGAGAAGTGGGCGCGGTCGAGGAGGACCTGGGCGCGCAGCGCGGCCGGCCCGCGGGCGCCGCGTGAGAGCGGCTTCTCGGCGGCCGCGTCGTTGACGGCCTGCGCGTCGAACGCCGCCGGTGCCCGGGGCGCGGACCGGCGGTTTCCACGCGGGGGGCGGCGCCCGGACGCCGCCCGGGCGGGCGCCGCCGAAAGGATCAGAACGCCGAGCAGGATCGCGCCCGAGGCGCGGCGGTTCGCCATGAACCGGAATGATTCAAGTCCGGTGCCATCACGCGATGCGAAATCTTCCGAAGGCCGACGCGACGTGGAAGTCGGGGGGATCCGCGCGCGTCGGAAAGAGCGCGGAGAACTCCCCGGCCGTGCGGTCGATCCGGAAGAAGTTCGCCCGAAACGTCCCCGGCAGCGCGTCGCGGCCGAGCGCGGAGAGCGGAACGCGGAGCAGCGCGCTCCATCGTCGCTCGCCGAGCCGCACCTCGGCCGAAAAGCCGGGGCACCCGAACGTCGCGACGGACATTCCCTTCCGCGTTCCTTCGGGCGAGTCGACCCGCGCCGAGAATCGCGTCCCGAGCGGGTTCACCTCGAGCTCGAGATAGCGAAGGGGGGGATCCCCCGCGCCGACGAAAGCTTCGACGACGTCCTCGGTCCAGAGCGGCGCGTTCTCCTCGCGGAGCGTCGCGACGACTCCCCGATGCCTCGCGTCGAATCGCGCGAGGAGGAACTCGCCGCGGACCGCGAGCCGGAGTGACGTCGCGAGCCGCGGCGGGGCTCCCGTCACCGCGTCGACGAGGCGGTGCGCCGGGAGCTCGACCAGCCGGTCCGTGGGACCGAGCCGCGGAACGGCGATTTCGGCGGACATTCC contains:
- a CDS encoding carbohydrate-binding family 9-like protein, whose product is MSAEIAVPRLGPTDRLVELPAHRLVDAVTGAPPRLATSLRLAVRGEFLLARFDARHRGVVATLREENAPLWTEDVVEAFVGAGDPPLRYLELEVNPLGTRFSARVDSPEGTRKGMSVATFGCPGFSAEVRLGERRWSALLRVPLSALGRDALPGTFRANFFRIDRTAGEFSALFPTRADPPDFHVASAFGRFRIA